Proteins encoded in a region of the Candidatus Eisenbacteria bacterium genome:
- a CDS encoding FemAB-like protein, whose product ATVFDFGRSTPGSGTFRFKAQWGAEPRTCFWHYALLRIREVPEKNTDSPRLRWAVEAWKKLPVPIANRIGPMIVRRIP is encoded by the coding sequence CGCGACCGTCTTCGATTTCGGCCGATCGACGCCGGGGAGCGGGACGTTTCGGTTCAAGGCTCAGTGGGGGGCCGAGCCGAGAACGTGTTTCTGGCACTACGCCCTTCTTCGGATCCGCGAGGTGCCTGAGAAGAACACCGATAGCCCGCGCCTCCGGTGGGCGGTCGAGGCGTGGAAGAAGCTTCCCGTCCCGATCGCGAACCGGATCGGGCCGATGATCGTGCGGAGGATCCCATGA
- a CDS encoding O-antigen ligase family protein: protein MSGGEIGRTRTSGPARPVWIFVALLAIAAAASAILFLPAAVGFAAAIALVPFLAIALGVLRRPYLGVLLIYMLEYVRPQSFIGTLEPLRLPLLANAGLFLVLLVRVIRDPKHSMVWPRQATTLVVLLALMAISVLTSRNNHWAFQEFRVMLTIVMLFLLTVNYVDTPARMRGLIVLLVVAHLFLCGKGAYQYIVGTPWGTTGVVGGSFLGDENDFALALVVIFPFAYFAVASARTAGRKILWTLVALAFLLSIMLTMSRGGFVGISVTLIACWIRSRRKILGALALAFLVGTVALIAPARYFDEIRSIQQTDEGTAHKRREYWMAGVRMFAENPLIGVGPGNSPLLMPQYVDLPHQGRHWGRAMHGTLPLLLAEMGTIGLLIYGAFFFQCAGDLRRSWRERGRSPERRRFTEYMANATGVSIVGYLATSMFLSALTYPHPYVLASFCVLQRRLARGIDEEASA from the coding sequence ATGAGCGGGGGGGAAATCGGACGGACGAGGACAAGCGGCCCCGCGAGGCCCGTTTGGATCTTCGTGGCGCTCCTCGCGATCGCGGCGGCCGCCTCGGCGATCCTCTTTCTTCCCGCCGCAGTCGGTTTCGCGGCCGCGATCGCCCTCGTCCCCTTCCTCGCGATCGCGCTCGGCGTCCTCCGGCGGCCGTATCTCGGCGTCCTGCTCATCTACATGCTCGAGTACGTCCGCCCGCAATCGTTCATCGGAACGCTCGAGCCGCTGCGGCTGCCGCTTCTCGCGAACGCGGGGCTCTTCCTCGTCCTCCTCGTTCGCGTGATCCGCGATCCGAAACACTCGATGGTCTGGCCCCGGCAGGCGACGACCCTCGTTGTCCTTCTCGCGCTCATGGCGATCTCCGTGCTGACGTCGAGAAACAACCACTGGGCGTTCCAAGAGTTCCGCGTGATGCTCACGATCGTGATGCTCTTTCTTCTCACGGTGAACTACGTGGACACTCCCGCGCGCATGCGCGGTCTCATCGTCCTCCTCGTCGTCGCGCACCTCTTCCTCTGCGGCAAAGGGGCGTATCAGTACATCGTCGGAACCCCCTGGGGAACGACCGGAGTCGTCGGTGGAAGCTTCCTCGGAGACGAAAACGACTTCGCTCTCGCCCTCGTGGTGATTTTTCCGTTCGCATACTTCGCGGTCGCCTCGGCCCGGACAGCGGGCCGCAAGATCCTATGGACGCTCGTCGCTCTCGCCTTTCTCCTCTCGATCATGCTCACGATGTCGCGAGGCGGGTTCGTCGGCATCTCCGTCACGCTGATCGCGTGCTGGATTCGGAGCCGAAGGAAAATCCTCGGGGCGCTCGCCCTCGCGTTTCTGGTCGGGACGGTTGCGCTCATCGCCCCGGCTCGCTACTTCGACGAGATTCGCTCCATCCAGCAAACGGACGAAGGGACCGCGCACAAACGCCGGGAGTACTGGATGGCGGGGGTCCGCATGTTCGCGGAGAACCCGCTGATTGGGGTGGGCCCCGGCAACTCGCCGCTTCTCATGCCGCAGTACGTCGATCTTCCGCACCAAGGGAGGCACTGGGGGCGCGCGATGCACGGGACGCTCCCCCTTCTCCTCGCCGAGATGGGGACGATCGGGCTTCTCATTTACGGGGCGTTCTTCTTCCAGTGCGCCGGCGATTTGCGCCGGAGCTGGCGGGAGCGAGGGAGAAGTCCGGAGCGGCGGCGATTCACTGAATACATGGCGAACGCGACCGGAGTGTCGATCGTCGGCTATCTCGCCACCTCCATGTTCCTCTCCGCGCTCACGTATCCGCACCCGTATGTTCTTGCGTCCTTCTGCGTCCTCCAACGGCGACTCGCGCGCGGCATCGACGAGGAGGCATCCGCATGA
- a CDS encoding DegT/DnrJ/EryC1/StrS family aminotransferase, which yields MKRRLPPAGLPLRTSHVIGALAGWARPREAREALEREIAHLFPQRAARAAVSGRAALFRAFRLAREERPRADELVLGGYTCWSVAAAAVRAGFRLRPVDLDPATLDFDGGSLDGIDFSLAGAIVTHHLFGLPNDRGVLLRAAARSGAPLIDDAAQAFGAEEGGRLVGGAGDAGVLSFGRGKSLPALGGGVLLLDRESPLGRGAPADDRIARGTAAFCRAAAHRVFFAPWAYAWIADLPFLRIGETIYDPTFRIGAIDGYTAALALHMLKTQRAIVARRRETAAAYAALLSDSKGVRIPIPLPGSAPAYLRFPVLVPPEKRGEILRRGRPLGIGPSYPAPIARIPGLPRGALAGEPSLPGCEEIAQRVVTLPTHPLVTETDRAKIAALLREVCG from the coding sequence ATGAAGCGCCGTCTCCCGCCCGCGGGGCTCCCGCTCCGCACCTCGCATGTGATCGGTGCGCTCGCCGGATGGGCGCGCCCGAGGGAAGCGCGCGAAGCGCTCGAGAGAGAGATCGCCCATCTCTTTCCGCAGCGAGCCGCGCGCGCCGCAGTCTCCGGACGCGCGGCGCTCTTCCGGGCCTTTCGTCTCGCGCGGGAAGAACGCCCGCGCGCGGACGAGCTCGTGCTCGGAGGGTACACCTGCTGGTCCGTGGCGGCGGCGGCGGTCCGCGCGGGATTCCGGCTCCGCCCGGTCGATCTCGATCCGGCGACGCTCGACTTCGACGGAGGGAGCCTCGATGGGATCGATTTTTCCCTCGCGGGAGCGATCGTCACGCACCACCTCTTCGGCCTGCCGAACGACCGGGGGGTCCTCCTTCGCGCCGCCGCCCGATCGGGCGCTCCTCTCATCGACGACGCGGCGCAAGCCTTCGGGGCGGAGGAGGGGGGGAGGCTCGTCGGCGGGGCGGGGGATGCGGGGGTTCTCTCCTTCGGGCGCGGCAAATCCCTTCCGGCGCTCGGCGGGGGCGTCCTTCTTCTTGATCGGGAGAGCCCGCTCGGACGGGGGGCGCCTGCGGACGACCGGATCGCGCGAGGGACCGCCGCTTTCTGCCGCGCCGCTGCGCACCGGGTCTTCTTCGCGCCGTGGGCGTACGCGTGGATCGCCGATCTCCCCTTCCTCAGGATCGGCGAGACGATTTATGACCCAACGTTTCGCATCGGAGCGATCGATGGGTACACGGCCGCGCTCGCTCTCCATATGTTGAAGACGCAGCGGGCGATCGTCGCGCGCCGCCGCGAGACGGCAGCGGCCTACGCCGCGCTTCTCTCGGATTCGAAAGGCGTTCGGATTCCGATTCCGCTCCCCGGGTCGGCGCCGGCCTATCTCCGCTTTCCGGTCCTCGTGCCGCCGGAGAAACGGGGGGAGATCCTCCGCCGGGGGCGCCCGCTTGGGATCGGCCCGTCCTATCCCGCGCCGATCGCGCGGATCCCGGGCCTTCCGCGCGGGGCGCTCGCCGGAGAGCCCTCTCTTCCCGGATGCGAAGAGATCGCGCAGCGTGTCGTGACGCTCCCCACGCACCCGCTCGTGACCGAGACGGATCGAGCGAAAATCGCGGCTCTTCTTCGAGAGGTGTGCGGATGA
- a CDS encoding glycosyltransferase family 2 protein: MNAAAVLFWCSAAVVVYAYAGYPLVLLILASFRERPVRREPRTPPLTVVIPVHNQAAAIRRKLENLLDLDYPRELLRIVVASDGSTDETERVVASFAPAGVRLVRSAERLGKEAAQNLALPEIRGEIVVFTDATILLEKRAFRAIVRAFADPEVGCVSSEDDVPGAGEGLYVRYEMAIRRWESRIRTLIGVSGSFYAVRAELVERTDPRYTRDFLLPLLVIEKGMRVVCEPEARGRFLPAPSAGSEFRRKTRTVLRGMDVLAYRRGLLNPFRHPFVAWALLSHKGARWAVPWALLLALAANAALLPSLFYGVCFALQLFFYLSAGGALLSRRWAGRLPGKAALFFTATNAAVLAAGVRYLAGERAVVWEPTRR, from the coding sequence ATGAACGCCGCCGCGGTTCTCTTCTGGTGCTCGGCCGCGGTCGTCGTCTACGCGTACGCGGGGTATCCGCTCGTGCTCCTCATTCTCGCGTCCTTCCGCGAACGGCCGGTGCGACGCGAGCCCCGGACCCCTCCGCTCACGGTCGTCATTCCCGTCCACAACCAAGCGGCTGCGATCCGGCGAAAGCTCGAAAACCTCCTCGATCTCGATTATCCACGCGAGCTTCTTCGGATCGTGGTCGCCTCGGACGGATCGACCGACGAAACGGAGAGGGTCGTCGCATCGTTCGCCCCCGCCGGCGTCCGCCTCGTCCGGAGCGCCGAGCGGCTCGGGAAGGAAGCCGCTCAGAACCTCGCCCTTCCCGAGATTCGCGGAGAGATCGTCGTCTTCACCGACGCGACGATCCTCTTGGAGAAGCGCGCGTTTCGAGCGATCGTGCGCGCCTTCGCAGACCCGGAGGTCGGCTGCGTGTCGAGCGAGGACGACGTGCCCGGCGCCGGTGAGGGGCTCTACGTCCGCTACGAAATGGCGATCCGCCGCTGGGAGAGCCGCATCCGGACCCTGATCGGGGTGAGCGGGTCGTTCTACGCGGTGCGCGCGGAGCTCGTCGAGCGGACCGACCCGCGTTACACGCGCGATTTTCTCCTCCCGCTCCTCGTCATCGAGAAAGGGATGCGCGTCGTCTGCGAACCGGAGGCCCGCGGGCGTTTTCTCCCCGCGCCTTCGGCCGGCTCCGAGTTCCGCCGCAAGACGCGTACCGTTCTTCGAGGAATGGATGTCCTCGCATATCGGAGAGGTCTCTTGAACCCGTTCCGCCATCCGTTCGTCGCGTGGGCTCTTCTCTCCCACAAGGGCGCGCGCTGGGCCGTCCCTTGGGCGCTCCTTCTCGCGCTCGCCGCGAACGCGGCTTTACTTCCGTCCCTCTTCTACGGAGTGTGTTTCGCCCTTCAATTGTTTTTCTATCTCTCCGCGGGCGGGGCGCTTCTTTCGCGCCGGTGGGCGGGGCGCCTCCCCGGGAAAGCCGCCCTCTTCTTCACCGCCACGAACGCGGCGGTCCTCGCGGCGGGAGTCCGCTATCTCGCGGGAGAGCGGGCGGTCGTATGGGAACCGACACGACGATGA